From the Pomacea canaliculata isolate SZHN2017 linkage group LG4, ASM307304v1, whole genome shotgun sequence genome, one window contains:
- the LOC112561363 gene encoding ral GTPase-activating protein subunit beta-like isoform X2, which translates to MYADWASLQDEIQCDRGNQSVLHRFPQTVGREVSCAVVKCIAHSLSSTVGSDDPSMLEDERDVRWTMEVLCFGLGLPLTEHETINDCVKVYVEWLMALTTPKPCVPKSVVQDPNPFTQVILHHLLNLFRPRPESGVDLVKRQALLCHRVLRAIEAVAKESTTMTRDTWETLLKFLLAANDSLLSPPTEKDDTGLSSYDISDHLCERVLSVLFGVWLTACSKCFPSPSLWKTFRNMCMYWRHHEALVLQWHKVNLILTAQMIRIMYGLDYPQLIISEEDNQIIPTDMSQECIAQAWFRFLHIVQNPVDLSRPAVVSNTPRFLQHTLTNETLLDPSQHPCLMKLPTIFHRAMRGVSIMVNAFLGLTQDLKDETLMSTAQTSSRIPATTPSTPPGQRKSAKPMSVLTGSLTAKVTSKTSQVTKSVVPPPVSQTVQGKIALESRFPFAPTRPKCNSILHLFGSWLFDAALAGVKLHPSHAAPGIVSKERRTSSFIESKQQSLSMDLSAYHPYESDNTYEAGRAEACGALCRIFCAHKTKEHILPVYYTRFYLVMYYGLQTAEPDISGEVLTSILFNSCDLLRTDLAGVQILTPYILKALELVLSRTSPEFRLSEQISYIELRKACVHLLLSMVCLPLHFKDLQIKDILSTTTALCKEQPISFLSLKNRIIDLLRIALTNETDATNTQMLLGGFMLVVQDLATSEETDSMNLQPGQETSDSDANPEPRASTSSADSGPHDTMTSLNRLSIPSKELETAYGLFGHATSLVCNRLMASWKTDLNTALAAMELLAGLAKVTLHPPNILMCKRTVKWICDFIVYQCSRPAPNHSRDLHSLIVAAFKCVQLWLVEHSSLLYDKECLHYVLEVVELGISGSKSQDKPQESQSVKAKVEKDAKSVAAKNRASDPPRYKGTKQLMPASMRVKDAAEAVLTCIIDQVGAFPPPCGPESLFSLLDERSLLKYAKGSALPEQGSPFRYFVIDNSIIVGLLEQPLGNVEDPLPTVTALIRGAFGRHAWTMQLRHSPRASKISSRAHLADPGRPLPFADVGVHHNVKHRYFPECVEKITKTKADLSIPSLESLSNEHEREDLEKMKSFIDASAAFEKNIAEKARKARETTSYPDPMTECKPPKICNEYQTARLFLSHYGFLSLESLKEPSNCVYTVPPALVMLDSSNTALFSDLESLDFIPSRDNDTVHVFYVKQNQKTAQEILNNVTSCNNVQPQFLEFLHSLGWPVDVRKHAGWTGHVSTSWKIIEPDDCEDEEYLVGTGGSLYDGRQQVLYWADVLSELAFVVPSPETFRLRTMSSSTLESDKSGLSMLNTSSSANSSPHVSGVGGAGNAMTTSSPNASPLASHSPHTNASPRLSSSAPHSSPLSLGDPNFLKPKSLTLEGEKLRRLEGESPGSPPESGNTSTAAGNTSQFRRLGRQPAAMMGPDTKVLVVWLESFQDTEHFPTELLSVTSTGQDVAVMSSSSSMQKQAEKDVYIIFIHSLQNGLFRIHIQEYEKTQTKMSVAIPLVDGMVVSRRTLGTLVRQTAINICRRRRLESEAYQPPHVRRKLKIQEIVNKYRCSLSPAEFYTALCQEVIH; encoded by the exons ATGTATGCAGACTGGGCATCTTTGCAAGATGAAATACAGTGTGATCGTGGAAATCAGTCTGTCCTTCACAGATTTCCGCAGACTGTTGGCCGTGAGGTTTCATGTGCAGTTGTTAAGTGCATTGCCCACAGCCTAAGTAGCACTGTTGGCAGTGATGATCCTAGTATGCTTGAAGATGAAAGAGATGTCAGATGGACTATGGAG GTACTGTGTTTTGGACTGGGTTTGCCATTGACAGAACATGAAACCATTAATGACTGTGTTAAAGTTTATGTGGAATGGCTGATGGCTTTAACCACTCCAAAGCCCTGTGTACCAAAATCAGTTGTACAAGATCCAAATCCCTTTACACAGGTTATTCTTCACCATTTGCTTAATCTCTTCAGACCTCGTCCAGAGTCAG GTGTTGACCTCGTCAAAAGGCAAGCTTTGCTATGTCACAGAGTTTTGCGTGCTATTGAAGCTGTTGCCAAAGAGTCCACTACCATGACTCGAGACACATGGGAAACATTACTGAAATTTCTTTTAGCTGCCAATGACAGCCTGCTATCACCACCAACAGAGAAAG ACGATACAGGATTGAGTTCAT ACGACATCAGTGACCACCTCTGTGAGAGGGTGCTGAGTGTACTGTTTGGTGTCTGGctgactgcctgcagcaagTGCTTCCCATCTCCTTCCTTGTGGAAAACGTTTCGCAACATGTGCATGTACTGGCGGCATCATGAGGCACTAGTACTGCAGTGGCACAAAGTGAACCTCATCCTGACAGCCCAGATGATCCGTATCATGTATGGCCTCGACTATCCTCAGCTCATTATCT CGGAGGAAGACAATCAGATAATTCCTACAGACATGAGTCAGGAGTGTATTGCCCAAGCCTGGTTTCGTTTCTTGCATATAGTTCAAAATCCTGTTGACCTTAGCAGACCTGCTGTGGTGTCCAACACGCCACGTTTCTTGCAGCACACTTTGACCAATGAAACACTTTTGGATCCTAGTCAGCACCCTTGTTTGATGAAACTTCCCACTATCTTCCATCGTGCCATGCGTGGTGTCTCCATCATGGTTAATGCCTTTTTGG GTCTAACCCAAGACCTTAAGGATGAGACCTTGATGTCCACAGCTCAGACTTCTTCCCGAATACCTGCAACAACACCATCCACACCACCTGGTCAGCGCAAATCAGCCAAACCTATGTCTGTTCTTACTGGGTCACTTACTGCAAAAG TGACCTCCAAGACATCACAAGTCACCAAGTCAGTAGTACCTCCACCAGTCAGTCAGACTGTGCAGGGTAAGATCGCACTGGAGAGTCGCTTTCCGTTTGCTCCTACAAGGCCTAAGTGCAACAGCATTCTGCACTTGTTTGGATCTTGGCTTTTTGATGCTGCACTTGCTGGTGTTAAGCTTCATCCTTCGCATGCTGCTCCAGGTATAG TATCAAAGGAGAGGCGAACCAGCTCTTTTATAGAGTCAAAACAGCAGTCGCTGTCCATGGATTTGAGTGCTTATCACCCATATGAAAGTGATAACACCTATGAAGCAGGGAGAGCAGAGGCATGCGGTGCCCTGTGCAGGATATTCTGTGCGCATAAGACAAAGGAACATATCCTGCCTGTCTACTACACGCGCTTCTACCTTGTGATGTACTATGGCTTGCAAACTGCTGAG CCAGACATAAGTGGTGAAGTTCTGACGAGCATTCTGTTCAACTCTTGTGATCTGCTGCGTACTGACCTTGCTGGAGTACAGATCCTTACACCATATATACTTAAGGCCTTGGAACTGGTTCTTAGTCGCACTAGCCCTGAGTTCAG ACTAAGTGAACAGATTTCTTACATTGAACTTCGTAAAGCCTGCGTACATCTTTTGCTGTCGATGGTGTGCTTGCCACTTCATTTCAAAGATCTCCAGATTAAAG ATATATTGTCAACCACAACAGCATTGTGCAAAGAGCAGCCGATTTCCTTTCTGTCACTGAAGAACCGCATTATTGATTTGCTTCGGATTGCTTTGACCAACGAAACAGATGCTACCAACACACAGATGCTGTTAG gTGGCTTTATGCTGGTGGTACAGGATTTGGCAACAAGTGAAGAGACTGATTCTATGAACCTGCAACCTGGGCAAGAGACATCTGACTCAGATGCAAACCCAG AACCAAGGGCAAGCACATCATCAGCTGACTCTGGCCCACACGACACCATGACTTCTTTGAACCGCCTGTCCATCCCTTCCAAGGAGTTGG AAACCGCATATGGCTTGTTTGGTCATGCAACCTCTTTGGTTTGTAACCGGCTTATGGCATCATGGAAAACGGACCTCAATACAGCACTGGCTGCCATGGAGCTCCTGGCAGGGCTTGCCAAAGTCACACTCCATCCTCCCAACATCCTTATGTGCAAGCGCACTGTGAAGTGGATCTGTGACTTTATTGTCTATCAG TGCAGTCGGCCAGCACCAAACCACTCTCGGGACTTGCACTCACTGATAGTGGCTGCCTTCAAGTGTGTACAGTTGTGGCTGGTTGAACACAGTTCCCTTCTATATGACAAAGAATGTTTGCACTATGTTTTGGAAGTGGTAGAGCTTGGCATTTCGGGGTCCAAATCACAG gATAAGCCACAAGAATCACAAAGTGTTAAAGCAAAAGTAGAAAAGGATGCAAAGTCAGTAGCTGCAAAG AACCGTGCTAGCGACCCACCACGCTACAAAGGAACCAAGCAGCTGATGCCAGCTTCTATGAGAGTGAAGGATGCAGCAGAGGCGGTGTTAACCTGCATCATTGATCAAGTG GGTGCTTTCCCCCCTCCTTGTGGTCCGGAGTCCTTGTTCTCCCTGCTTGATGAGCGATCCCTGCTGAAATATGCCAAAGGCAGTGCATTACCAGAGCAGGGCTCCCCATTCCGCTATTTTGTCATCGACAACTCCATCATTGTTGGCTTGCTGGAACAGCCTTTGGGGAATGTGGAAG ATCCTCTCCCCACGGTTACAGCACTGATCCGCGGTGCATTTGGTCGCCATGCTTGGACAATGCAGCTGCGACATTCACCACGAGCATCCAAG ATATCATCTCGGGCACACCTTGCAGACCCAGGTCGCCCGTTGCCTTTTGCTGATGTTGGTGTTCATCACAATGTAAAGCATAGATACTTTCCAGAATGTGTGGAGAAAATTACCAAGACCAAAGC TGACTTGAGTATACCTTCCTTGGAGTCTCTTTCTAATGAACATGAAAGGGAAGATCTTGAAAAAATGAAATCCTTCATCGACGCCTCAGCtgcctttgaaaaaaatattgccgAGAAAGCCCGCAAGGCTCGAGAGACTACATCATACCCTGATCCCATGACTGAATGCAAGCCCCCAAA AATCTGTAATGAGTACCAGACAGCACGGCTTTTCTTATCACACTATGGCTTTCTGTCACTCGAATCACTCAAG GAGCCATCGAACTGTGTCTATACTGTGCCTCCAGCTCTCGTGATGTTGGATTCATCCAACACTGCTTTATTTTCTGACCTGGAGTCGCTAGATTTCATCCCAAGTCGTGATAATGATACAGTCCATGTCTTCTATGTAAAGCAGAACCAGAAAACTGCACAAGAAATCCTGAATAATGTG ACTTCCTGCAACAATGTACAACCACAGTTTTTGGAGTTCCTGCACTCTTTAGGCTGGCCTGTAGATGTGCGCAAGCATGCAGGTTGGACAGGTCATGTCTCTACCAGCTGGAAGATCATCGAACCAGATGACTGTGAAG ATGAAGAATATTTGGTAGGAACAGGGGGTAGTCTTTATGATGGAAGACAGCAAGTCCTGTATTGGGCTGATGTCTTATCTGAGCTCGCATTTGTAGTCCCTTCACCTGAGACATTTCGCCTGAGAACAATGTCATCCAGCACCCTGGAATCTG ACAAGTCAGGACTATCCATGCTCAACACGAGCAGTAGTGCCAACAGCAGTCCTCATGTAAGTGGTGTTGGAGGGGCAGGCAATGCAATGACAACCTCTTCCCCTAATGCCAGCCCACTTGCATCACACTCTCCACACACCAATGCCTCGCCTCGCCTGTCTTCCTCTGCACCACACTCTTCACCCTTATCTCTTGGAGACCCCAACTTCCTGAAGCCCAAGTCACTGACGCTTGAGGGAGAAAAACTGCGTCGTCTTGAAGGTGAGAGCCCTGGCTCGCCTCCCGAGTCGGGCAACACCAGCACTGCTGCGGGCAACACAAGTCAGTTTCGACGACTTGGCCGTCAGCCAGCGGCCATGATGGGCCCTGACACCAAAGTGCTGGTTGTGTGGCTGGAAAGTTTCCAGGACACTGAGCACTTTCCCACAG AACTGTTGAGTGTGACATCAACAGGACAGGATGTTGCTGTCATGTCAAGCTCATCATCCATGCAAAAGCAGGCAGAAAAGGATGTCtacatcatcttcatccattCCTTACAGAATGGTCTTTTCCGTATTCATATTCAGGAATACGAGAAAACTCAGACAAA AATGTCTGTCGCTATTCCACTTGTGGATGGCATGGTGGTCAGCAGACGCACTCTGGGCACTCTTGTTCGGCAGACAGCCATCAACatatgtcgtcgtcgtcgcttaGAAAGTGAAGC GTATCAACCACCTCATGTCCGCCGCAAGCTGAAAATCCAAGAGATTGTCAATAAGTACCGATGCAGCCTCAGCCCTGCAGAGTTTTATACAGCCCTTTGTCAGGAAGTAATACACtga
- the LOC112561363 gene encoding ral GTPase-activating protein subunit beta-like isoform X1, with protein MYADWASLQDEIQCDRGNQSVLHRFPQTVGREVSCAVVKCIAHSLSSTVGSDDPSMLEDERDVRWTMEVLCFGLGLPLTEHETINDCVKVYVEWLMALTTPKPCVPKSVVQDPNPFTQVILHHLLNLFRPRPESGVDLVKRQALLCHRVLRAIEAVAKESTTMTRDTWETLLKFLLAANDSLLSPPTEKDDTGLSSYDISDHLCERVLSVLFGVWLTACSKCFPSPSLWKTFRNMCMYWRHHEALVLQWHKVNLILTAQMIRIMYGLDYPQLIISEEDNQIIPTDMSQECIAQAWFRFLHIVQNPVDLSRPAVVSNTPRFLQHTLTNETLLDPSQHPCLMKLPTIFHRAMRGVSIMVNAFLGLTQDLKDETLMSTAQTSSRIPATTPSTPPGQRKSAKPMSVLTGSLTAKVTSKTSQVTKSVVPPPVSQTVQGKIALESRFPFAPTRPKCNSILHLFGSWLFDAALAGVKLHPSHAAPGIVSKERRTSSFIESKQQSLSMDLSAYHPYESDNTYEAGRAEACGALCRIFCAHKTKEHILPVYYTRFYLVMYYGLQTAEPDISGEVLTSILFNSCDLLRTDLAGVQILTPYILKALELVLSRTSPEFRLSEQISYIELRKACVHLLLSMVCLPLHFKDLQIKDILSTTTALCKEQPISFLSLKNRIIDLLRIALTNETDATNTQMLLGGFMLVVQDLATSEETDSMNLQPGQETSDSDANPEPRASTSSADSGPHDTMTSLNRLSIPSKELETAYGLFGHATSLVCNRLMASWKTDLNTALAAMELLAGLAKVTLHPPNILMCKRTVKWICDFIVYQCSRPAPNHSRDLHSLIVAAFKCVQLWLVEHSSLLYDKECLHYVLEVVELGISGSKSQDKPQESQSVKAKVEKDAKSVAAKNRASDPPRYKGTKQLMPASMRVKDAAEAVLTCIIDQVGAFPPPCGPESLFSLLDERSLLKYAKGSALPEQGSPFRYFVIDNSIIVGLLEQPLGNVEDPLPTVTALIRGAFGRHAWTMQLRHSPRASKISSRAHLADPGRPLPFADVGVHHNVKHRYFPECVEKITKTKADLSIPSLESLSNEHEREDLEKMKSFIDASAAFEKNIAEKARKARETTSYPDPMTECKPPKICNEYQTARLFLSHYGFLSLESLKEPSNCVYTVPPALVMLDSSNTALFSDLESLDFIPSRDNDTVHVFYVKQNQKTAQEILNNVTSCNNVQPQFLEFLHSLGWPVDVRKHAGWTGHVSTSWKIIEPDDCEDEEYLVGTGGSLYDGRQQVLYWADVLSELAFVVPSPETFRLRTMSSSTLESDKSGLSMLNTSSSANSSPHVSGVGGAGNAMTTSSPNASPLASHSPHTNASPRLSSSAPHSSPLSLGDPNFLKPKSLTLEGEKLRRLEGESPGSPPESGNTSTAAGNTSQFRRLGRQPAAMMGPDTKVLVVWLESFQDTEHFPTAELLSVTSTGQDVAVMSSSSSMQKQAEKDVYIIFIHSLQNGLFRIHIQEYEKTQTKMSVAIPLVDGMVVSRRTLGTLVRQTAINICRRRRLESEAYQPPHVRRKLKIQEIVNKYRCSLSPAEFYTALCQEVIH; from the exons ATGTATGCAGACTGGGCATCTTTGCAAGATGAAATACAGTGTGATCGTGGAAATCAGTCTGTCCTTCACAGATTTCCGCAGACTGTTGGCCGTGAGGTTTCATGTGCAGTTGTTAAGTGCATTGCCCACAGCCTAAGTAGCACTGTTGGCAGTGATGATCCTAGTATGCTTGAAGATGAAAGAGATGTCAGATGGACTATGGAG GTACTGTGTTTTGGACTGGGTTTGCCATTGACAGAACATGAAACCATTAATGACTGTGTTAAAGTTTATGTGGAATGGCTGATGGCTTTAACCACTCCAAAGCCCTGTGTACCAAAATCAGTTGTACAAGATCCAAATCCCTTTACACAGGTTATTCTTCACCATTTGCTTAATCTCTTCAGACCTCGTCCAGAGTCAG GTGTTGACCTCGTCAAAAGGCAAGCTTTGCTATGTCACAGAGTTTTGCGTGCTATTGAAGCTGTTGCCAAAGAGTCCACTACCATGACTCGAGACACATGGGAAACATTACTGAAATTTCTTTTAGCTGCCAATGACAGCCTGCTATCACCACCAACAGAGAAAG ACGATACAGGATTGAGTTCAT ACGACATCAGTGACCACCTCTGTGAGAGGGTGCTGAGTGTACTGTTTGGTGTCTGGctgactgcctgcagcaagTGCTTCCCATCTCCTTCCTTGTGGAAAACGTTTCGCAACATGTGCATGTACTGGCGGCATCATGAGGCACTAGTACTGCAGTGGCACAAAGTGAACCTCATCCTGACAGCCCAGATGATCCGTATCATGTATGGCCTCGACTATCCTCAGCTCATTATCT CGGAGGAAGACAATCAGATAATTCCTACAGACATGAGTCAGGAGTGTATTGCCCAAGCCTGGTTTCGTTTCTTGCATATAGTTCAAAATCCTGTTGACCTTAGCAGACCTGCTGTGGTGTCCAACACGCCACGTTTCTTGCAGCACACTTTGACCAATGAAACACTTTTGGATCCTAGTCAGCACCCTTGTTTGATGAAACTTCCCACTATCTTCCATCGTGCCATGCGTGGTGTCTCCATCATGGTTAATGCCTTTTTGG GTCTAACCCAAGACCTTAAGGATGAGACCTTGATGTCCACAGCTCAGACTTCTTCCCGAATACCTGCAACAACACCATCCACACCACCTGGTCAGCGCAAATCAGCCAAACCTATGTCTGTTCTTACTGGGTCACTTACTGCAAAAG TGACCTCCAAGACATCACAAGTCACCAAGTCAGTAGTACCTCCACCAGTCAGTCAGACTGTGCAGGGTAAGATCGCACTGGAGAGTCGCTTTCCGTTTGCTCCTACAAGGCCTAAGTGCAACAGCATTCTGCACTTGTTTGGATCTTGGCTTTTTGATGCTGCACTTGCTGGTGTTAAGCTTCATCCTTCGCATGCTGCTCCAGGTATAG TATCAAAGGAGAGGCGAACCAGCTCTTTTATAGAGTCAAAACAGCAGTCGCTGTCCATGGATTTGAGTGCTTATCACCCATATGAAAGTGATAACACCTATGAAGCAGGGAGAGCAGAGGCATGCGGTGCCCTGTGCAGGATATTCTGTGCGCATAAGACAAAGGAACATATCCTGCCTGTCTACTACACGCGCTTCTACCTTGTGATGTACTATGGCTTGCAAACTGCTGAG CCAGACATAAGTGGTGAAGTTCTGACGAGCATTCTGTTCAACTCTTGTGATCTGCTGCGTACTGACCTTGCTGGAGTACAGATCCTTACACCATATATACTTAAGGCCTTGGAACTGGTTCTTAGTCGCACTAGCCCTGAGTTCAG ACTAAGTGAACAGATTTCTTACATTGAACTTCGTAAAGCCTGCGTACATCTTTTGCTGTCGATGGTGTGCTTGCCACTTCATTTCAAAGATCTCCAGATTAAAG ATATATTGTCAACCACAACAGCATTGTGCAAAGAGCAGCCGATTTCCTTTCTGTCACTGAAGAACCGCATTATTGATTTGCTTCGGATTGCTTTGACCAACGAAACAGATGCTACCAACACACAGATGCTGTTAG gTGGCTTTATGCTGGTGGTACAGGATTTGGCAACAAGTGAAGAGACTGATTCTATGAACCTGCAACCTGGGCAAGAGACATCTGACTCAGATGCAAACCCAG AACCAAGGGCAAGCACATCATCAGCTGACTCTGGCCCACACGACACCATGACTTCTTTGAACCGCCTGTCCATCCCTTCCAAGGAGTTGG AAACCGCATATGGCTTGTTTGGTCATGCAACCTCTTTGGTTTGTAACCGGCTTATGGCATCATGGAAAACGGACCTCAATACAGCACTGGCTGCCATGGAGCTCCTGGCAGGGCTTGCCAAAGTCACACTCCATCCTCCCAACATCCTTATGTGCAAGCGCACTGTGAAGTGGATCTGTGACTTTATTGTCTATCAG TGCAGTCGGCCAGCACCAAACCACTCTCGGGACTTGCACTCACTGATAGTGGCTGCCTTCAAGTGTGTACAGTTGTGGCTGGTTGAACACAGTTCCCTTCTATATGACAAAGAATGTTTGCACTATGTTTTGGAAGTGGTAGAGCTTGGCATTTCGGGGTCCAAATCACAG gATAAGCCACAAGAATCACAAAGTGTTAAAGCAAAAGTAGAAAAGGATGCAAAGTCAGTAGCTGCAAAG AACCGTGCTAGCGACCCACCACGCTACAAAGGAACCAAGCAGCTGATGCCAGCTTCTATGAGAGTGAAGGATGCAGCAGAGGCGGTGTTAACCTGCATCATTGATCAAGTG GGTGCTTTCCCCCCTCCTTGTGGTCCGGAGTCCTTGTTCTCCCTGCTTGATGAGCGATCCCTGCTGAAATATGCCAAAGGCAGTGCATTACCAGAGCAGGGCTCCCCATTCCGCTATTTTGTCATCGACAACTCCATCATTGTTGGCTTGCTGGAACAGCCTTTGGGGAATGTGGAAG ATCCTCTCCCCACGGTTACAGCACTGATCCGCGGTGCATTTGGTCGCCATGCTTGGACAATGCAGCTGCGACATTCACCACGAGCATCCAAG ATATCATCTCGGGCACACCTTGCAGACCCAGGTCGCCCGTTGCCTTTTGCTGATGTTGGTGTTCATCACAATGTAAAGCATAGATACTTTCCAGAATGTGTGGAGAAAATTACCAAGACCAAAGC TGACTTGAGTATACCTTCCTTGGAGTCTCTTTCTAATGAACATGAAAGGGAAGATCTTGAAAAAATGAAATCCTTCATCGACGCCTCAGCtgcctttgaaaaaaatattgccgAGAAAGCCCGCAAGGCTCGAGAGACTACATCATACCCTGATCCCATGACTGAATGCAAGCCCCCAAA AATCTGTAATGAGTACCAGACAGCACGGCTTTTCTTATCACACTATGGCTTTCTGTCACTCGAATCACTCAAG GAGCCATCGAACTGTGTCTATACTGTGCCTCCAGCTCTCGTGATGTTGGATTCATCCAACACTGCTTTATTTTCTGACCTGGAGTCGCTAGATTTCATCCCAAGTCGTGATAATGATACAGTCCATGTCTTCTATGTAAAGCAGAACCAGAAAACTGCACAAGAAATCCTGAATAATGTG ACTTCCTGCAACAATGTACAACCACAGTTTTTGGAGTTCCTGCACTCTTTAGGCTGGCCTGTAGATGTGCGCAAGCATGCAGGTTGGACAGGTCATGTCTCTACCAGCTGGAAGATCATCGAACCAGATGACTGTGAAG ATGAAGAATATTTGGTAGGAACAGGGGGTAGTCTTTATGATGGAAGACAGCAAGTCCTGTATTGGGCTGATGTCTTATCTGAGCTCGCATTTGTAGTCCCTTCACCTGAGACATTTCGCCTGAGAACAATGTCATCCAGCACCCTGGAATCTG ACAAGTCAGGACTATCCATGCTCAACACGAGCAGTAGTGCCAACAGCAGTCCTCATGTAAGTGGTGTTGGAGGGGCAGGCAATGCAATGACAACCTCTTCCCCTAATGCCAGCCCACTTGCATCACACTCTCCACACACCAATGCCTCGCCTCGCCTGTCTTCCTCTGCACCACACTCTTCACCCTTATCTCTTGGAGACCCCAACTTCCTGAAGCCCAAGTCACTGACGCTTGAGGGAGAAAAACTGCGTCGTCTTGAAGGTGAGAGCCCTGGCTCGCCTCCCGAGTCGGGCAACACCAGCACTGCTGCGGGCAACACAAGTCAGTTTCGACGACTTGGCCGTCAGCCAGCGGCCATGATGGGCCCTGACACCAAAGTGCTGGTTGTGTGGCTGGAAAGTTTCCAGGACACTGAGCACTTTCCCACAG CAGAACTGTTGAGTGTGACATCAACAGGACAGGATGTTGCTGTCATGTCAAGCTCATCATCCATGCAAAAGCAGGCAGAAAAGGATGTCtacatcatcttcatccattCCTTACAGAATGGTCTTTTCCGTATTCATATTCAGGAATACGAGAAAACTCAGACAAA AATGTCTGTCGCTATTCCACTTGTGGATGGCATGGTGGTCAGCAGACGCACTCTGGGCACTCTTGTTCGGCAGACAGCCATCAACatatgtcgtcgtcgtcgcttaGAAAGTGAAGC GTATCAACCACCTCATGTCCGCCGCAAGCTGAAAATCCAAGAGATTGTCAATAAGTACCGATGCAGCCTCAGCCCTGCAGAGTTTTATACAGCCCTTTGTCAGGAAGTAATACACtga